From the genome of Miscanthus floridulus cultivar M001 chromosome 10, ASM1932011v1, whole genome shotgun sequence, one region includes:
- the LOC136487022 gene encoding uncharacterized protein isoform X1 — protein MMACPCRLMAYISKELKLDVIYLSPMHIAQRVIIGYHLDDNHPTMKDLTKRQREAHRKKLMDNEKLNISRYILGAMKKIRRNGCIVAAYHFGQGLEGHWVVFIIYPQDGRACVFDSLRMPNLKGYKAFEDCLRVAYKEYVKDLECYDRRTENFKAKHKNRIKIRRNFPYAKQPVGSQTCGFYVCEYLRECKQYSSSWRVLKNGLNWWRDVQSTQHSFK, from the exons atgatggcttgtccttgcaggttgatggcctatatatccaaggaactaaaacttgatgttatctatctatctccaatgcatattgctcaaagagtcatcattggttaccacctagatgacaatcatccaaccatgaaagacttgaccaagcgacagagagaggcgcacaggaagaaactgatggacaatgagaagttgaacatttcaaggtacatactaggagcaatgaagaagatcaggagaaatgggtgtatcgtagctgcctaccactttgg ccaaggcctcgagggtcactgggttgtatttatcatctaccctcaggatggcagggcctgcgtatttgattcgttgagaatgccaaacttaaaagggtacaaggcctttgaagattgcctcagagt cgcttataaggagtacgtgaaggatcttgaatgctatgatcgaagaacagagaattttaaggctaagcataagaaccgcatcaaaatcagacgcaactttccg tatgccaaacaaccggtaggatcacaaacctgtggcttctatgtctgtgagtacctgagggagtgcaagcagtacagcagcagttggagggtgctcaagaatggattgaactggtggagagacgtgcagagcacccaacactccttcaagtaG
- the LOC136487022 gene encoding uncharacterized protein isoform X2 has translation MLMAYISKELKLDVIYLSPMHIAQRVIIGYHLDDNHPTMKDLTKRQREAHRKKLMDNEKLNISRYILGAMKKIRRNGCIVAAYHFGQGLEGHWVVFIIYPQDGRACVFDSLRMPNLKGYKAFEDCLRVAYKEYVKDLECYDRRTENFKAKHKNRIKIRRNFPYAKQPVGSQTCGFYVCEYLRECKQYSSSWRVLKNGLNWWRDVQSTQHSFK, from the exons at gttgatggcctatatatccaaggaactaaaacttgatgttatctatctatctccaatgcatattgctcaaagagtcatcattggttaccacctagatgacaatcatccaaccatgaaagacttgaccaagcgacagagagaggcgcacaggaagaaactgatggacaatgagaagttgaacatttcaaggtacatactaggagcaatgaagaagatcaggagaaatgggtgtatcgtagctgcctaccactttgg ccaaggcctcgagggtcactgggttgtatttatcatctaccctcaggatggcagggcctgcgtatttgattcgttgagaatgccaaacttaaaagggtacaaggcctttgaagattgcctcagagt cgcttataaggagtacgtgaaggatcttgaatgctatgatcgaagaacagagaattttaaggctaagcataagaaccgcatcaaaatcagacgcaactttccg tatgccaaacaaccggtaggatcacaaacctgtggcttctatgtctgtgagtacctgagggagtgcaagcagtacagcagcagttggagggtgctcaagaatggattgaactggtggagagacgtgcagagcacccaacactccttcaagtaG